From one Peredibacter starrii genomic stretch:
- a CDS encoding alpha/beta hydrolase, translating to MMKANRTNIAGIETLTVLGEDPSVAVIMLHGYGANMNDLFPLWELWHEEKFNWYFPNGVLPLPMGYYEGRSWFSIDMEKLEKAMREGTHRDMKGSVPPELDTTLQMLEHFVSEVSKKHKTVILGGFSQGAMCTSHLAMKESLKLDGIVLLSGALLAEDKFPKAARALPFYQSHGTQDPILSIDGARDLEKKLHSMNFTGKLHEFRGGHEIPASVIHEVKIFLKQFV from the coding sequence ATGATGAAGGCCAATCGAACTAATATTGCAGGAATTGAAACTTTGACTGTTTTGGGTGAAGACCCAAGTGTGGCCGTAATCATGCTTCATGGTTACGGCGCTAATATGAATGACCTTTTCCCCCTGTGGGAATTGTGGCACGAAGAAAAGTTCAACTGGTATTTTCCGAATGGAGTTCTTCCTCTGCCTATGGGCTATTACGAAGGACGTTCTTGGTTTTCTATTGATATGGAAAAACTTGAGAAGGCCATGCGCGAAGGCACTCATCGCGATATGAAGGGTTCTGTCCCTCCGGAGTTAGACACAACTCTTCAGATGCTTGAGCATTTTGTCAGTGAAGTTTCTAAAAAACATAAGACCGTTATCCTGGGTGGATTTTCTCAAGGGGCCATGTGCACGTCGCATTTGGCAATGAAGGAGAGTTTGAAGTTAGATGGAATTGTTCTTCTATCTGGTGCTCTTCTTGCGGAAGACAAATTTCCTAAGGCGGCCCGAGCTCTTCCATTTTATCAGTCTCATGGCACACAGGATCCAATTCTTTCCATCGACGGAGCAAGAGATCTTGAAAAGAAGCTTCACTCGATGAATTTCACAGGAAAACTCCATGAGTTCAGAGGTGGACACGAAATCCCGGCCTCAGTCATTCATGAAGTAAAAATCTTTTTAAAACAATTTGTTTAA
- a CDS encoding 2-oxoglutarate dehydrogenase E1 component, whose protein sequence is MTVSNDYSYVSSSDNAFIDSLYTDFKKNPDSVDSSWRQFFRGVEFGLNRPAEGQEAGGAVVGNLGKEFKVYRLIDAYRSRGHLISTTNPIRERMNRFPRLELEDHGLTSADLEETFGIGEVVGLKNAKLKDIIGHLRNIYCSTIGVEYMHSNDTEIREWFQKKFENQAADRNFGIDKKKRILTKLNEAVAFENFLHTKYVGQKRFSLEGGENTIPALDAIINKSATHGVEEVVIGMAHRGRLNVLANVMGKTYEYIFNEFEGQATPDLTMGDGDVKYHMGYASQVTTTGGQKVYLKLMPNPSHLEAVSAVVLGYSRAQGDTLYKEDPNKILPIIIHGDAAVAGQGICYETVQMSALKGYNVGGAVHFVINNQVGFTTDFDDARSSIYSTSVARVLETPVIHVNGDDAEAVVYAVELASEFRAKFHKDIFVDMVCYRKHGHNESDEPRFTQPKFYALISKHANPREVYKDKLIEGKQIEAQLAVTMEEQFKNLLQERFNMVKQKPLPYLYQKPEEQWKAFRRSTPKDFDYSPKTAITLDTMEKVLKGLTSLPANFKPIQKIDKLLEERSKRFADDQLDWALAEHMAYGSLLLEGINVRMSGQDCIRGTFSHRHAGVVDENSNTRHIFLQNFAEKQGKYKIYNSLLSEYAVLGFEYGYSLGSPQSLAIWEAQFGDFANGAQTIIDQFISSGESKWQRQSGVVMMLPHGYEGQGPEHSNARPERFLQLAAEWNMVVANLTTPANIFHALRRQVKWDFRKPLVIFTPKSLLRHPDCVSPKKDLMEGSFQEIIDDADVNAKDVKRLIMCTGKVFYDLKAKQQKDKRKDVAIVRLEQLYPMPEEQSWKLLEKYKNAEKVWVQEEPKNMGAFTFLRRYVQFDDFKLIARKSSASPATGYASVHAQEQAKIVNGAFADKIESV, encoded by the coding sequence ATGACAGTTTCCAATGATTACTCCTATGTTTCATCTTCCGATAACGCTTTCATCGACAGCCTTTATACTGACTTTAAGAAAAATCCAGATTCAGTGGATTCTTCATGGCGCCAGTTTTTCCGTGGCGTTGAATTCGGTTTAAACCGTCCGGCCGAAGGTCAAGAAGCTGGTGGAGCAGTCGTTGGAAATCTTGGAAAAGAATTTAAAGTTTATCGTTTGATCGATGCTTACCGTTCACGCGGACATTTAATTTCTACGACGAACCCTATTCGTGAACGCATGAATCGTTTTCCTCGTCTTGAGCTTGAAGATCATGGTTTGACTTCTGCTGACCTTGAAGAAACTTTTGGTATTGGTGAAGTTGTAGGTCTTAAGAATGCAAAACTAAAAGATATCATTGGTCACCTTCGTAACATCTACTGCAGCACAATCGGTGTTGAGTATATGCACTCTAACGACACTGAAATTCGTGAGTGGTTCCAGAAGAAATTCGAAAACCAAGCAGCAGATAGAAACTTTGGTATCGATAAGAAAAAAAGAATTCTAACTAAACTTAACGAAGCAGTTGCTTTCGAAAACTTCCTTCATACAAAATACGTTGGTCAAAAACGTTTCTCACTTGAAGGCGGAGAAAATACAATCCCAGCATTAGACGCCATCATCAATAAATCTGCCACTCATGGTGTAGAAGAAGTTGTGATCGGTATGGCCCACCGTGGTCGCTTGAACGTTCTGGCAAACGTGATGGGTAAAACATACGAATACATCTTCAATGAATTTGAAGGCCAGGCAACTCCGGACCTTACAATGGGTGACGGAGACGTGAAGTACCACATGGGTTACGCTTCACAAGTTACGACAACAGGTGGCCAGAAAGTTTATCTAAAACTTATGCCGAACCCTTCTCACCTTGAAGCGGTTTCAGCGGTTGTTCTTGGTTACTCTCGTGCTCAAGGCGACACTCTTTACAAAGAAGATCCAAATAAGATTCTTCCAATCATCATCCACGGTGACGCTGCAGTAGCGGGCCAGGGTATCTGTTACGAAACTGTTCAGATGTCGGCCCTAAAAGGTTACAATGTTGGTGGAGCGGTTCACTTCGTGATTAACAACCAAGTTGGTTTCACGACTGACTTCGATGATGCTCGTTCATCAATCTATTCAACTTCAGTTGCTCGCGTTCTTGAAACTCCGGTGATTCACGTTAACGGTGATGATGCTGAAGCTGTTGTGTACGCAGTTGAACTAGCTTCTGAATTCAGGGCCAAGTTCCACAAAGATATTTTCGTAGATATGGTTTGTTACCGTAAGCACGGTCACAACGAGTCTGATGAGCCTAGATTCACTCAGCCTAAGTTCTACGCTCTAATTTCTAAACACGCTAACCCTCGTGAAGTTTATAAAGATAAACTTATCGAAGGGAAACAAATCGAAGCGCAACTTGCTGTGACGATGGAAGAACAATTCAAAAATCTTCTTCAAGAGCGTTTCAATATGGTGAAGCAGAAGCCGCTTCCATACCTTTATCAGAAGCCTGAAGAGCAGTGGAAGGCCTTCCGTCGTTCTACTCCGAAAGACTTCGACTATTCTCCGAAGACAGCGATCACGCTTGATACAATGGAGAAAGTTCTTAAAGGTCTGACTTCACTTCCTGCGAATTTTAAACCTATTCAGAAGATCGATAAGCTTCTTGAAGAGAGATCGAAGCGTTTTGCTGACGATCAACTTGACTGGGCACTGGCCGAGCACATGGCCTACGGTTCACTTCTTCTTGAAGGCATTAACGTTCGTATGTCAGGTCAGGACTGTATTCGTGGTACATTCTCTCACCGTCACGCGGGTGTGGTTGATGAGAACTCAAACACTCGTCACATCTTCCTTCAGAACTTTGCTGAGAAGCAAGGTAAGTACAAAATCTATAACTCACTTCTTTCTGAGTACGCAGTACTTGGATTTGAATACGGTTACTCACTAGGCTCTCCTCAGTCTCTTGCGATCTGGGAAGCTCAATTTGGTGACTTCGCTAACGGCGCTCAGACAATCATTGACCAGTTCATCTCTTCTGGAGAGTCGAAGTGGCAAAGACAATCAGGTGTTGTGATGATGCTTCCACACGGTTACGAAGGTCAGGGGCCTGAGCACTCGAATGCTCGTCCTGAGCGTTTCCTTCAGCTAGCTGCTGAGTGGAACATGGTAGTAGCAAACCTTACTACTCCGGCGAACATTTTCCATGCTCTTCGTCGTCAAGTGAAGTGGGACTTCCGTAAGCCACTTGTTATCTTCACGCCGAAGTCACTTCTTCGTCACCCTGATTGTGTTTCTCCTAAGAAGGACCTTATGGAAGGTTCGTTCCAAGAGATCATCGATGATGCTGACGTGAACGCTAAAGACGTTAAACGTCTTATTATGTGTACTGGTAAGGTGTTCTACGATCTAAAAGCAAAACAACAAAAAGATAAGCGTAAAGACGTGGCGATTGTTCGTCTTGAGCAACTTTACCCAATGCCAGAAGAGCAAAGCTGGAAGCTTCTTGAGAAATACAAGAACGCTGAGAAAGTGTGGGTACAAGAAGAGCCGAAGAACATGGGTGCTTTCACATTCCTACGTCGCTATGTTCAGTTTGATGATTTCAAACTGATTGCTCGTAAGTCTTCTGCTTCTCCTGCGACTGGATACGCAAGTGTTCACGCTCAAGAGCAGGCGAAGATCGTGAATGGCGCTTTCGCAGATAAAATTGAATCAGTATAA
- a CDS encoding c-type cytochrome yields the protein MKKHLLKLFLFTISSSVLAQPNWTRDFEVTSPRENIYELSPGAFSKTVMDGRRHALFYPVTVSQLRIPYEPLKNFFDSKPNDPVRELLYRLTQTVSPFKSMDEVYKWLGLHDFPTDTQTETPNAFPVLTSKEKELPMGATLMETPDGVALTFGCAACHTSDLFGVKVLGLTNRFPRANEFFRRGAMLAPYVNTFIFRDLLHATEGERQILVKAKHNLKYVGVREPISVGLDTSLAQVALSLSKREQDAYASRTERSLRHPRPNELEKKAADSKPAVWWNVKYKNRWLSDGSIVSGNPVHTNFLWNEIGRGTDLHELEGWLTSNHKTIEALTAAVFASKPPRYEKFFGENSIDIAMAQRGQKHYVQSCQRCHGTYEKGWDLPGAERLSQTELIQNAKVTYHKKTPVRDVGTDPGRYLGMRAFAADLNRLAISKTIGTVVEPQKGYVPPPLDGIWSRWPYFHNNSAPNLCAVLTRGSLRPKTYVAGPAKNKERDFDQDCVGYPIGSKAPAEWKKDPDFLYDARKEGLSNLGHDEKIFLKDGQEIYSQTEKRELVEFLKTL from the coding sequence ATGAAAAAACACCTGCTTAAATTATTTTTATTTACTATATCATCTTCGGTTCTGGCCCAGCCCAACTGGACCAGGGACTTTGAAGTTACGAGTCCTCGAGAGAATATTTACGAGCTTTCACCAGGGGCCTTTTCAAAAACAGTCATGGATGGCCGAAGACACGCTCTTTTCTATCCAGTGACAGTCAGCCAACTTAGAATTCCTTATGAACCTTTGAAAAATTTCTTCGATTCAAAACCAAATGATCCGGTTCGTGAACTCTTGTACAGACTTACTCAAACCGTTTCACCATTTAAAAGCATGGATGAGGTTTATAAGTGGTTGGGCCTTCATGACTTCCCGACTGACACTCAAACTGAAACACCGAATGCTTTTCCGGTTTTAACATCAAAAGAAAAAGAACTACCGATGGGCGCTACTCTCATGGAGACGCCAGACGGAGTTGCCCTAACTTTCGGATGTGCCGCTTGTCACACTTCTGATCTATTCGGAGTAAAGGTTTTAGGACTGACAAACCGTTTTCCTCGCGCCAATGAATTCTTCCGTCGCGGGGCCATGCTCGCTCCCTATGTAAACACATTCATTTTCAGAGATCTTCTTCACGCGACAGAAGGAGAAAGACAAATTCTGGTCAAGGCCAAGCATAATTTGAAATATGTGGGAGTTCGTGAGCCCATCTCGGTGGGCCTTGATACGTCTCTCGCTCAAGTGGCACTCTCCCTCTCAAAACGTGAACAAGATGCTTATGCCTCTAGAACTGAGAGATCTCTTCGTCATCCAAGACCAAATGAACTCGAGAAAAAGGCGGCCGACAGTAAGCCGGCAGTATGGTGGAACGTTAAGTATAAAAACCGTTGGCTATCAGACGGTTCAATTGTTTCAGGTAACCCGGTTCATACAAACTTCCTTTGGAATGAAATCGGAAGAGGTACTGATCTTCATGAATTAGAAGGTTGGTTAACTTCAAATCATAAAACGATTGAGGCCCTGACGGCCGCGGTATTCGCGAGTAAACCTCCCCGCTATGAAAAATTCTTCGGAGAAAACTCTATCGATATTGCCATGGCACAGAGAGGACAAAAGCATTATGTGCAATCATGCCAGCGCTGCCATGGTACCTATGAGAAAGGTTGGGATCTCCCCGGCGCAGAGAGACTCTCTCAAACTGAACTCATTCAGAATGCAAAAGTCACCTACCATAAAAAAACTCCAGTGAGAGACGTGGGAACTGATCCTGGTCGTTATCTGGGCATGAGAGCTTTTGCGGCCGATCTTAATCGCCTTGCCATCTCAAAAACGATTGGAACAGTGGTTGAACCTCAAAAAGGTTATGTACCACCTCCGCTAGATGGAATCTGGTCACGCTGGCCGTATTTCCATAACAACTCTGCTCCGAATCTCTGCGCGGTTCTTACTCGTGGTTCTCTTCGTCCAAAAACATATGTCGCAGGTCCGGCAAAAAATAAGGAACGTGATTTCGATCAGGATTGTGTTGGTTATCCAATCGGATCAAAGGCCCCGGCCGAATGGAAAAAAGATCCGGACTTCCTATACGATGCAAGGAAAGAAGGACTTTCGAATCTAGGACATGATGAGAAAATTTTCCTGAAGGACGGACAAGAGATCTATTCTCAGACGGAAAAACGCGAGTTGGTTGAATTCCTTAAAACACTTTAA
- a CDS encoding response regulator: MSNVEEDDKPTVVLDLNALKKQKLKQEEDLANIASELEFNVGDVDSETYAQKVLAQKPKTQTKTPVPVAKAAVKPVAAKTSFPVILFDFQSDFFQKSKDKFPEGFEYHLAKDLAELNKFLASKTFQVVVFNYDVNAKAVNQLTAQIKQKFPHTKTLILARAISPEKAKLHAKTASGANGYLQLPLNADKLEAELLKIQNQK, translated from the coding sequence ATGTCGAATGTTGAAGAGGACGACAAACCAACGGTTGTGTTGGACCTCAACGCTCTAAAGAAGCAGAAGCTTAAACAAGAAGAAGACCTTGCCAATATCGCGAGTGAACTTGAGTTCAACGTCGGTGACGTTGATAGTGAGACGTATGCTCAAAAAGTTCTAGCTCAAAAACCAAAAACACAAACGAAGACTCCTGTTCCAGTTGCTAAAGCAGCTGTGAAACCAGTCGCAGCAAAAACTTCTTTTCCTGTGATTCTTTTCGATTTTCAGTCTGATTTCTTCCAGAAGTCCAAAGACAAATTCCCCGAGGGATTTGAATATCATCTTGCAAAAGATCTGGCCGAGTTGAATAAGTTTCTTGCTTCAAAAACATTTCAGGTTGTGGTGTTTAACTACGATGTGAATGCAAAAGCAGTGAACCAATTGACTGCTCAGATTAAACAGAAATTTCCGCACACAAAAACTTTGATCCTTGCGCGCGCGATCTCGCCTGAGAAAGCAAAGCTTCATGCCAAGACTGCGTCTGGTGCTAACGGTTACCTTCAATTGCCTTTGAATGCAGATAAGCTTGAGGCAGAACTTCTTAAAATTCAGAATCAGAAATAA